A stretch of DNA from Nitratireductor thuwali:
TGAGGCCCTTCGTCGCCAGATAGGCGCTGAACGCTCCGGCCATGACGGCAATCAGCAGGGGCACCCAGCGCCGCGCCGCGCCGATCTTGTCGTCCTGGTAGATGATGGCGGTCTTGATGAAGGCCAGGAACAGCGCCGCCACGACGCCGCCCATGACCGGCGAGACGACCCAGCTGGCGGCGATCTGCGCCATCATCGGCCAGTTGACCGCCGAAAGCCCGGCGGCCGCGATGCCCGCGCCCATGACGCCGCCGACCACCGAATGGGTCGTGGAAACCGGCGCGCCGACCCATGTGGCCAGGTTGATCCACAGGGCCGAGGATATCAGCGCGGCCATCATGGCGTTGATGAAGATGCCGGGCGTGCTGACGGCTTCCGGCGAGATGATACCCTTGGATACCGTGCCGACCACATCGCCGCCGGCGATCAGCGCGCCGGCGCTTTCGAATATGGCGGCGATCAGCAATGCGCCGGTGAGGCTGAGGGCGCGCGCGCCGACCGCCGGACCCACATTGTTGGCGACGTCGTTGGCCCCGATATTGAGCGCCATATAGGCGCCGATGGCCGCGGCGGCGATGATGATGAAGGCGCGGGGCTCGCCGATGACGTAGATCGAGGCGAAAATGCCGGCAAGCGCCAGGAACAGAAGGCCGAGCCCGGGCCCCACGAGGCCGCGCGCGACGAGGGTCGTCGCTTCCTCGACATGGACCAGCTTGTCGAGGTCCTTGTCGAGCGTGCGCTTCCTGGGAGTGGTCGTCGTCTGGGTCATCGCCTGGCGCTCATTTGGTGGAAACCAGGACGGCCTAGGAAATGGTGAGCCGGCGCACAAGCGCTCTGCGCCGAATCGGCCATTCAGACCGCTATTTCCCGTGGATTACCCGCAAAGCCGGCAATAAGTTCCGCCAAATCGGGCTCCTGCACCATTTCCGCTGCCTTTCGCGGCGGCAGCCAGCGGCGTTCCCGTTCCTTCATCTCCGGCCATTTCTTGAGCTCCCTGGAGACCTCTACCGGGTAGACCTCAACCTGGCAGTGCCACTGCATCCCGCTGCTCAGCACCTTGCTGTAGTAGTAGTGGCCGAAGGCCTCCGCGCTGGCCTTGCCGTCGACGCCGGCTTCCTCGCGCGCTTCGCGAAGCGCCGATTCGGCGAGTGTTTCGCCGGCTTCGGGCCACCCCTTGGGCAGCACCCAGCGGCCGGAGCCGCGGCTGGTCACGAGCAGGACCTCGACGCCGTCAGCCGCCGGACGCCAGGGCAGGGCGGCCGCCTGCACCCGCGGCGGATTGCCGCCGAAGATGCGGCGGAGGCTCTCCGCAATGCCTATGCGTCTGATATGGCTGAACAGCATCCGCAAAATCTCCCTGGAATTGCCTGCATGGCCCGGCCCGCCTGGAGCCAGGCCGACCGGCCCCGTCTGGACCGGCCCCGTCTGGACCGGCCCAGTCTGGACCGGCGCAGTCTGGACCGGCATTGATGCGAACATATGTCGCCGGGGGAAATAGGCAAATAAACGGGCGCGCCAGCCGCGACCTCTAGGTTCTGACCCTAGCCGACTTCGCCTTCCGCTATGGGCTTCTGATAGGAAAAGCCCATGTCCCAGGGAAAGTAGATCCAGGTGTCCTGCGAGACCTCCGTGACGAACGTATCGACCAGCGGACGGCCCTTGGGCTTGGCGTAGATCGTTGCAAAATGGGCTTTCGGCATCATCGCGCGCACGATTGCCGCGGTCTTGCCCGTATCGGTCAGGTCGTCGACGATCAGGACGTCCTTGCCGTCGTCTTGCAGCAGCGACGGCGCGACCTCCTTGATGATCTTCAGCTCCCCCTGCTCGGCGTAGTCATGATAGGAGGCCACGCACACCGTCTCGATCAGCCTTATACCCAGTTCGCGGGCGATGACCGCCGCCGGAACCAGCCCGCCGCGGGTGATGCAGACGATGGACTTCCACTTGCCGTTCACCCCGGCCAGGCGCCAGGCGAGCGCCCGTGCGTCCCGGTGGAACTGGTCCCACGAGACCGGAAAGGCTTTGTCTGGATGATCCATGTCGCGCACTCCAAGGCGGCGCCCGGAATGGCGCTCGGAATGCGCGGGGAATTAGCCGGAAAGGGGCGGCGAAAGCAAGTCCTGCCGGCAGATGGCACAGCCTATCGCGACATGAGCGTGGGTACCGTCATGGTCTGCAGCATCGAGCGCGTCACGCCGCCGAACACGAATTCGGAAACGCGCGAGCGTCCGAAGGCGCCCATGACGAGGAGGTCGCAGCCCGAATCGGCCAGCCGGTTGGAGATGACGTCGCCTTGGGAAAGGCCGTCCGATTGCTCGGCGCGCAGCGTCACGTCTATTCCGTGCTTTGCCAGCGCCTCGACGATGGCTGCGCCGGCAACGCCGGCATCCTGGCTCATCGTATCCCTGGCGTCGACGGTCAGCACTTCGGCCGTCCCGGCCTCCCTCAGCAGCGGCAGCGCGTCGAATGCGGCGCGCGCGGCCTCCTTGCTGCCGTTCCAGGCCACGAGCGGCTTTTTGAACGGCTCCCGCCGGCCCTGGTAGGTATAGGGCACCAGCAGGACCGGGCGCCCCGTCTCGAAGATCAGCGCCTCGACGTCGGCGGCCATGCGCGCTTCCGCATCGGGGTCGTTCTGCTGGGCGATGGCGATGTCGGCCGTGCGGGCGCTCTCGATGCCCGAGATGGCGGAATCGCCCGA
This window harbors:
- a CDS encoding NUDIX hydrolase, with product MLFSHIRRIGIAESLRRIFGGNPPRVQAAALPWRPAADGVEVLLVTSRGSGRWVLPKGWPEAGETLAESALREAREEAGVDGKASAEAFGHYYYSKVLSSGMQWHCQVEVYPVEVSRELKKWPEMKERERRWLPPRKAAEMVQEPDLAELIAGFAGNPREIAV
- the gpt gene encoding xanthine phosphoribosyltransferase; protein product: MDHPDKAFPVSWDQFHRDARALAWRLAGVNGKWKSIVCITRGGLVPAAVIARELGIRLIETVCVASYHDYAEQGELKIIKEVAPSLLQDDGKDVLIVDDLTDTGKTAAIVRAMMPKAHFATIYAKPKGRPLVDTFVTEVSQDTWIYFPWDMGFSYQKPIAEGEVG
- a CDS encoding universal stress protein: MSYKTIVAILQSEADLPRVLDFALPFAARNQAHLIGLHAESLPIAMATPMGGPAVDFSTELSAEAERRNGELKAVFERKCAAEDVRYEWRGYENVSGDSAISGIESARTADIAIAQQNDPDAEARMAADVEALIFETGRPVLLVPYTYQGRREPFKKPLVAWNGSKEAARAAFDALPLLREAGTAEVLTVDARDTMSQDAGVAGAAIVEALAKHGIDVTLRAEQSDGLSQGDVISNRLADSGCDLLVMGAFGRSRVSEFVFGGVTRSMLQTMTVPTLMSR